Within the Anaerotignum faecicola genome, the region TTATCATGTACCGCAACCATAGCCGCATCTACGTCATCCTTCGCAATCAGCACAGTGATTTTGATTTCGGATGTGGAAATCATCTGAATATTTACCCCTGCGTCATACATTGCTTCAAAGAACATTGCCGCAACGCCGGGGTTGGTTGCCATGCCTGCGCCAACAATAGAAAGCTTCGCTGTGTTTTCGTCATGCACGATTTCTCTCGCTGTCAGGCGTTCCTTGTTCTTTTCCAGAGCCTTTAGCGCAATATCCAGATCATCCTCGCCAATGGTAAAGGAAATATTCTGCTTGCCGTCTGCACCTGTGGACTGCAAAATAATATCTACGCTTACCTTTTCCTTCGCCATCAAAGAGAATACCTCAAATGCCTTACCGGGTTCATCATTGATACCCATGATAGAGATACGGGATACTTTCTTATCTGCTGCAACGCCGCTAACCAGCATTCTTTCCATCTTAACGTCCTCCTTCACCTCTGTACCTTCCGCTTCGGACATGCTGGAACGTACAACCAATTTCACATTGTATTTTTTCGCTACCTCAACAGAACGGCTGTGCAGCACCTTTGCACCCAAAGAGGCCAGCTCCAGCATTTCATCGTAGCTGATTTCATCTAATTTTACCGCATCCGGCACCACACGGGGATCTGCCGTGTAAACACCCTCTACGTCTGTATAAATTTCACACATATCTGCATTGAGGGCCGCCGCCAGAGCAACCGCGGAGGTATCGGAACCGCCGCGCCCCAGTGTGGTGGTATCGCCAATGGCATTTACCCCCTGGAACCCTGTCACCAATACGATACTGCCTTCATCCAGCTCGTTTTCGATCCGCTCTGTATTGATATGGCGGATGCGCGCATTGCTGTATGTATTTGTGGTTTCAATCCCAACCTGTGCCGCATTCAGAGAAACCGCTCTGCCGCCAATCGCACTGATTGCCATTGCCATCAGCGCAACAGACTGCTGTTCCCCTGTAGAAAGCAGCATATCCATTTCTCTGCGGCTGGGCTTGGCGTTGATTTCCTTTGCCTTCGCAATCAGGCCGTCTGTTGTCTTGCCCTGTGCGGACAATACAACCACAACGTCATTCCCTTCCATTCTTGTACGCATGATGCGCTTTGCAACATTAAACACTCTTTCGGCATTTGCGACGGAACTGCCGCCGTATTTCTGCACAATCAACATCGTCTTTTTCCTCCTGTACTCTTGTCCAACTTTCCTTGGCGGAATTACTCTCTCTCCACCCTTGCGCCCACTCTGTCCGCCTGCAAAAGCTGCAGCTTCCAGTTATGCGGAAGGGTGCCCAGGTATGCAGACATTTCTCTTTCGAATCTCTCTGCCTTCTCCTTTGTCACCATTGCCATCAAGGTAGAGCCCGCACCGCTCAAATAGCTGGCAACCGCGCCAAAATCCTTGGCATGCCGAAAAATTTCCTCCATGCCGTCAATCAGCTGCGCCCTGTAGGGCTGATGCACCTTGTCCTGCATGGCCATATCGAAATTTTCATAATTTCCCGTCATTACAGATGCCACCAGAAGCGCCGCACGGGATGCGTTGAATACAACATCCTTCCTTGTGTAGCTGTCGGGCAGAACTCCTCTGGAGGCAGCGGTAGATACAGGAAAATCAGGAACCATTATAGCAAAAACCAAATCCTCTGGCAACTCCAAGCGAACATATTTCATTTCTTTTTCATTCTGTGCGCCGACCACCATGCCGCCAAAGAGCGCAGGGTTGGAATTATCCGGATGTCCCTCCAGCATAGCCGCCATCTGTGCCAGCTCGTCTCTGGTGCAGGGTCTGCCTGCCAGCTCGTTTGCCGCCAGAAGCCCCCCGACAATGCACGCCGCACTGCTGCCAAGCCCTCGCACCATGGGGATGTAGTCCTCCTGAATCAGGTGAATCCCCGGCATAGGCAGTTCCTTCTTCTCATAGAAAAATTTCATCGTCTGATAGATTAGATTCGTTTCATCGGTGGGAACCTCAAGCTCCTGCTTCCGCCTTACCTCGATCGTTAAGCCGTCTGTCTGCTCCTCCACCCAAATGTGGTTATAAAGCTGCACTGCTACGCCGATGCTGTCAAAACCGGGACCCATGTTTGCGGATGTCGCCGGAATCTGAATATGAATCATGTTTTCATTCCCTCCTATTACACGAAGTATTTCTTATTGATTTTTTCTTTCTTTTTCTGCTTCCGCCTTACTTTTTGTTCCCCCGCAATCATTCCCTTGCAACGATTCGCAGAGACTGTACCCCTGCCAGACCCTCAATGCGTGTCATCAATCTGCCCAGCTCGCCCTGCATTTCATTCGTTTCAATCGTTACGGTAACGTTCGCAATATTGTTGATGGGGATGGTCTGGTTAATCGTCAGAATACTTGCCCCTTCGGATGCAATGCTGTTTAAAACAGAGGACAGAAGTCCTCTCGTATGGTCCAGGTTCATGGAAATGGTTACGGTCTTTCCTCTCGTGTTTTCGTAAAGAGGATGTACCGCATCCCGATATTTATAGAACGCACTGCGGCTGATGCCTACACGGTTCACCGCATCCTGTACCGTTTTTTCCTTCTTGCTTTCCAAAAGATTTTTGACATCCATCACCTTCAAAAAAATTTCGGGCAGTACGGCTTTATCTACGATATAATAATTCTTATCTTCCTTCACTGCGTTTTCCTCCTGTTTTTGTTTTAAAAACATTTGTTTTTGACATAAGGACTATATCATAAATTCTGTTGCTTGACAAGTACAAATCTAAAAAAATGTCCTTCCCAGATGAATTTTTTCCGTTGTTTGAAAAAAAATCGTCTTTTTTCATTTATTTTTGTCAGCTTTTCCGTCAAATTCTCTCAAACAGCACTAATTTTTTCGCTTTGCGGTTTTAAAATCCGTTTTTTTCTGTTAGAATAAGATGATTATGCTTGCGGCGAAAATAACCGCAGACAAAGGAGTTTTGAGATGATAAAACAAACGAATTCCGTGCAGGCAAAGCATGCACCCCTTCTTGGTCTTTTCCTGAACGGATATGAAAATATGCGGCAGAAAATGGATGCCCCCTGTCGCCGCCCCCTGCTTGAAATTGCCCCTCTGGTGTTCGGCAAGTGGTATTATGCGGCATTGGCGCAGGAAACCATCCTTTCCCCTGCCAATCTCTTTGCATTGGATTTGCAAAGGGATTCCGATGCAAAAATCGAATATGCGTATATTATGAATACCAAAGCGGCGGAGGAGCAGTCCGATTTGGAGTTCACCTCCGAATATCACTTCTCCCTCATGACCTATTCCACCCAGAAGCACCCCCTCGTGGCGGATTTGCAGGCACTCATCGGCTATTGCACGCCCGATCGCGCAACTGATGAAAACGGGATGCTTTTAGAAGAAGAAAAAAAGGAAATTCTGGCACAGCTAAGTCTCCGTGCAGAGTTTTATCTGGAATATCTCACCCGTCTGGCGTGGCTGCATGGGCTTCTGACTCCCATGCCCTCCATTCATACCCAGAGGGTACAGCCTGCCTCGGAGTGTGATGCCTTTTTCGCACAGCCCACAGCCGATATCCTCTTTCAGCTGGGGGAATCCGCCTGCACGCTTGCATCCGAGCGCTTCATTGAAGCCATGGATTTGGAGGACGGCATAGCACCCCCCGATTTTTTCTATCATTTACTGGAAAGCAATCAGGAGGTTGACCGCATTTTTATAGATTTCTATAAACGGGTCGATGTGGATATCGAAGAAATCTGGCGCACGCCGCCCGAAAAGCTGAACGCAG harbors:
- the thrB gene encoding homoserine kinase, coding for MIHIQIPATSANMGPGFDSIGVAVQLYNHIWVEEQTDGLTIEVRRKQELEVPTDETNLIYQTMKFFYEKKELPMPGIHLIQEDYIPMVRGLGSSAACIVGGLLAANELAGRPCTRDELAQMAAMLEGHPDNSNPALFGGMVVGAQNEKEMKYVRLELPEDLVFAIMVPDFPVSTAASRGVLPDSYTRKDVVFNASRAALLVASVMTGNYENFDMAMQDKVHQPYRAQLIDGMEEIFRHAKDFGAVASYLSGAGSTLMAMVTKEKAERFEREMSAYLGTLPHNWKLQLLQADRVGARVERE
- a CDS encoding ACT domain-containing protein — its product is MKEDKNYYIVDKAVLPEIFLKVMDVKNLLESKKEKTVQDAVNRVGISRSAFYKYRDAVHPLYENTRGKTVTISMNLDHTRGLLSSVLNSIASEGASILTINQTIPINNIANVTVTIETNEMQGELGRLMTRIEGLAGVQSLRIVARE
- a CDS encoding aspartate kinase, with the protein product MLIVQKYGGSSVANAERVFNVAKRIMRTRMEGNDVVVVLSAQGKTTDGLIAKAKEINAKPSRREMDMLLSTGEQQSVALMAMAISAIGGRAVSLNAAQVGIETTNTYSNARIRHINTERIENELDEGSIVLVTGFQGVNAIGDTTTLGRGGSDTSAVALAAALNADMCEIYTDVEGVYTADPRVVPDAVKLDEISYDEMLELASLGAKVLHSRSVEVAKKYNVKLVVRSSMSEAEGTEVKEDVKMERMLVSGVAADKKVSRISIMGINDEPGKAFEVFSLMAKEKVSVDIILQSTGADGKQNISFTIGEDDLDIALKALEKNKERLTAREIVHDENTAKLSIVGAGMATNPGVAAMFFEAMYDAGVNIQMISTSEIKITVLIAKDDVDAAMVAVHDKFKMASVNMRKAADTEE